The DNA window ACGCGGCTGTTCTGAAACAAACCGCCAAACTGCCCGCCCCCACTCAGGTTGGCGTAACTGCCGCCCGGCCGGTAGGCGTCGTAGCGGCCCGTGGGCAGGGTCAGGGCGTTGCCAGTGCCGTAGACCCACGTGCCTGACAGCGTAATGCGCTTGTTAAGTTCGTAAATGCCGACCACCGAAATGTCGTGCCGCCGGTCGTAGCGGGGGTAGTAGGGTTTGCCATTATTGAGATCGGCAAACTGCCACTGCGTCCACGAAAGTGTGTAGCCGACCCAGCCCGATAGTCGCCCGGTTTTCTTTTGCAGCAGCACTTCAGCCCCGTAACTCCAGCCCCGCCCGGCCGTTACGTTGTCTTCCCAGCGCGTATTGTTCGCCGAGGTTGGGTCGTTGAGCAGCAGAAAACTGGCCCCTTCCTTATAGTTGATAATGTTGCTCATCGTCTTGTAATACCCCTCGACGGTCAGAGCCAGCCCCCGGTCGGGCAGGTCTTTGGCGATACCGATGGCTACCTGCTGTGACTGCTGTGGCCGGACGCGGTCGGTCGTGGGCACCCACAGATCCGTCGGTAGGCCGATACCGGTATTGGAAAGCAGATGCACGTACTGATTCATCAACGCATACGACGCTTTCAGCGATAGGTCGGGGCGGAGCGTATAAGCCGCCGACAGCCGGGGTTCGGGGCGGAGGTAGCCCACGTCGGGGTGTTTGTAGTAACTCAGCCGCAGCCCCCCATTGACCCGTAATCGCTCCGACGGTCGCCAGGTGTCTTCGGCGTAAACGCCCGATTCCAGCACATCGATGTTCTCTACACTCTGCCGATACTGATTGACCAGCGCATTTTGCAGCACGATAGCACTGGGCGTAAACCGGTGGTACGTCGTTTGCGCGCCTACCCGAACAGCGTGCTGCGGAGACGGGTAATAGTCGACGTCGTATTTGAGCGATACGTCGCGGATGCCAGAACTGTAACCCAGCGAGTACGTCTGGTTGTCAACGGCCCCGCGCTCGGTCGAGTTAATCTGAAATTTGTAATCGCTGAACGTCGCCGACAGGTTCGAGAATAGCTTTTCGCTGACCAGATGGTTCCAGCGGAGCGTACCGGTCGCATTGCCCCAGCCCAGCCCCGTCTCCGTAGCCGACTGCACATCGCTCGCGTAGAACCGGTCGCGCCCGAAGTAGCCGCTCAGGTACAGCTTATCGTTTGGGCCGAGGTCGTAGTTAGCTTTGGCGTTGAGGTCGTAGAAATAATACCCGGCGCGGGTCTGTCCGTTGGTCTGTGCCCGAATGATGGGGGCTCCCACCACGTCGAGGTACGTCCGCCGACCTGATACCAGAAACGACCCTTTTTTCGACTTCGTCAACGGCCCTTCCAGCGTCAGCCGCGATGCAATCAGGCCGATACCGCCTTCGCCGTGCAGCTTCTCGCGGTTGCCGTCTTTCATGTTCAGCTCGATCACCGACGACAGTCGACCACCATACCGGGCGGGGAATCCACCTTTTATCAGTTCGACGCTCTTGATAGCGTCGCCGTTGAAGACCGAGAAAAAGCCGAACAGGTGACTGGCGTTATAGACCACGGCATCGTCCAGAATAATCAAGTTCTGGTCGGGGCCGCCACCGCGTACGTAGATGCCCGTTTGCCCTTCGGAGCCTTTCTGCACGCCCGGCATCAATTGCAGCACTTTCAGGACGTCTTTCTCACCCAAAAACGCCGGAATCTTCTTGATCTGGGCAATCGGTACGTCGATGGCACTCATCTGCGCCGTTTCACTCACTTTCTCCTGCGGAGCCGCCCGCACCTCCACTTCCGACAATTCACGGCCGGGTGCCAGCGAAACATCGACGCGCTGATTGGTCCGTAGCCGCACCGACCGGCTGCTGGTTTCGTAGCCGACGAACGAATACGCCACCCGAACACTATCCCTGGCGGGCAGCGTCAGCGAATAAAAACCGTACGTGTTGGTGGTGGTGCCGGTAGTGGTGCCGGGCAGGTAGATATTGACACCGATGAGGGCTTCCTGACTACCGGCTTCGCGCACGTAGCCGCTAATGGTATAACGGGTTGACTGGGCCTGCCCGACTACGCTTATGAACACGCCAAGCCAGAACAGACCGTAAGTAAATAAACGCATGAAACGAGTGGGTAAGTCGGCTGGGCAGAACCGCTGGCTTTTATAACGATGGGTTGGCTGGCCGTCATATCAAAGATAAAGCATAATACGCAGACAGGCGGCAAATCGCGGCAGTACCAGCCGGGCCAGTTTGCTCATTCTTAGCGGTTTTTTAACCCAGCCCGGCAAACAAAACGGCTGATTGCGAGGTAATACTGTCGACTACAACCGATGCCAGCGCATCCTGCCTATATGCTTCAATTCGACAAATTATCGCTCAATATACCCGACACCCAAAAGCCCCGCATCGTTGTCATCGGTGGCGGCTTTGGCGGCATGAATATGGTTAAAAGTCTGCGCAACGCGGGGATGCAGATCGTGCTCTTCGACAAGCAGAACTACAACGGTTTCTGGCCCCTGCTGTACCAGGTAGCCACCGCCGGGCTGGAGCCGGACGCCATTGCCGAGCCGTTCCGCAAGATGTTCGACGATGTCGAGGATTTTCATTATCGCATGGTGCGCGTCAGCAAGATCGATCCGGCCACCAAGACCGTGACGACGCTCATCGGCGATCTCAAATACGATTACCTCGTGATTGCGACGGGCTCGAAAAGCAATTACTTCGGCAACAAGCAGATCGAGCAGTATTCGTTTCCGCTCAAAACGATTCCCGAAGCCCTCAACGTACGGAGCCAGTTTCTGCAATGCTTCGAGCAGGCCAGCGTAACGACCGACCCCGCCGAGCGCGAAAGTCTGCTGACGTTCGTTATTGCCGGTGCCGGACCGACGGGCGTGGAAATGGCCGGTTCGCTGGCCGAGATGCGTAAGCACGTTCTGCCCGCCGACTATCCGGGGCTTGATTTCAGCCAAATGAAAATCTACGTGGTCGAGGGGCTGGGCAAGGTGTTACCGCCTATGTCGGAAGAAGCGGGGAACGATG is part of the Spirosoma rhododendri genome and encodes:
- a CDS encoding NAD(P)/FAD-dependent oxidoreductase encodes the protein MLQFDKLSLNIPDTQKPRIVVIGGGFGGMNMVKSLRNAGMQIVLFDKQNYNGFWPLLYQVATAGLEPDAIAEPFRKMFDDVEDFHYRMVRVSKIDPATKTVTTLIGDLKYDYLVIATGSKSNYFGNKQIEQYSFPLKTIPEALNVRSQFLQCFEQASVTTDPAERESLLTFVIAGAGPTGVEMAGSLAEMRKHVLPADYPGLDFSQMKIYVVEGLGKVLPPMSEEAGNDAKRYLDDLGVIVKLNTLVDNYDGQTVTLKGGEQIRSQTLVWAAGVTGAMIEGIPSEVVERGRILVDPISRIQGLTDVFAIGDIALMKLEKWPKGHPGVAQPAIQQAEHLAKNLQRMRKGEQPTPFDYFDKGSLAIVGRSRAVADLPGNIHLGGFIAWMSWLFVHIFYLVGFRSKLIVFSNWMYRLFTYQRGTRIIIRPFVRKDDKVGQEMLERNEAV
- a CDS encoding TonB-dependent receptor, coding for MRLFTYGLFWLGVFISVVGQAQSTRYTISGYVREAGSQEALIGVNIYLPGTTTGTTTNTYGFYSLTLPARDSVRVAYSFVGYETSSRSVRLRTNQRVDVSLAPGRELSEVEVRAAPQEKVSETAQMSAIDVPIAQIKKIPAFLGEKDVLKVLQLMPGVQKGSEGQTGIYVRGGGPDQNLIILDDAVVYNASHLFGFFSVFNGDAIKSVELIKGGFPARYGGRLSSVIELNMKDGNREKLHGEGGIGLIASRLTLEGPLTKSKKGSFLVSGRRTYLDVVGAPIIRAQTNGQTRAGYYFYDLNAKANYDLGPNDKLYLSGYFGRDRFYASDVQSATETGLGWGNATGTLRWNHLVSEKLFSNLSATFSDYKFQINSTERGAVDNQTYSLGYSSGIRDVSLKYDVDYYPSPQHAVRVGAQTTYHRFTPSAIVLQNALVNQYRQSVENIDVLESGVYAEDTWRPSERLRVNGGLRLSYYKHPDVGYLRPEPRLSAAYTLRPDLSLKASYALMNQYVHLLSNTGIGLPTDLWVPTTDRVRPQQSQQVAIGIAKDLPDRGLALTVEGYYKTMSNIINYKEGASFLLLNDPTSANNTRWEDNVTAGRGWSYGAEVLLQKKTGRLSGWVGYTLSWTQWQFADLNNGKPYYPRYDRRHDISVVGIYELNKRITLSGTWVYGTGNALTLPTGRYDAYRPGGSYANLSGGGQFGGLFQNSRVVDDYGTQKNSFRAEPYHRFDVAVQFHKQKKHHERTWEFSLYNAYNRRNPFFYRLESVAQTNGEPNKTVLVRYSVFPVVPSVSYSFKF